The genomic region TAGTGAAGTTTCTGTTTTGAAACAGAACATCTTTAAAAGAAGAACAGGAGTAATACATTGCTTTCAAAGTAAAAAGGCAGGAATGTAAGAAACTTTGTTAAAGTAATGGAATGTTTTCGAAAGATTTGTGTTAATATTCATCATTTCAATATCGGCCCCATCTTCGTTTTATGCGCATGCATGTATGCGCATTGACCTTTTTCTACTGGCCAGGCAATATCTTTGTATAGCTACAACAACAGAATTCACTGAAAGAAGCCACCTGAAACAAGGCCGGTAGAAAAAAACCACAACAAAAATGGCACCTTGGATATTTGCCGAGATCGATTGGATGGAATGATTTTAAGGTTGCGCTTCGTGGACGGTGTACTGGTAAATGATAAGAAATACCACATTCAAATGTTGAAAATAGTCCAAGTCTTGGCATGAATTTTACAGCAGGTATGACGTTAGAAAGTCTGGGTAAAGCTTTCAAGTATTTTCCTCATTCTTAAATCTGTTAACAGAAGTCTATGTTGATTTATGTAAAGACTGGATATGGTAGCAATCCAAAACAGTCCAGAAACATATAAAAGATTGCTCTAGCCCTTCTGCTTCTTATAAGTCCTCTGACTGCTTCAATTGTGGCTCTGACATTTTCGGGGACATCGGCATATCGTCGGGATCGTGCTCATCCCTCATCATGGAGCGCATCTCGAACAGGTATGCCAGGGCGCAGAAAGTCCCAGCAAAACCCGAGAGGATGCCGAGGCCGTAGGACCACGAGAACTTGTTGATGGTGGGCTGTGGCATCCAGAGGGGGTCCTCGCTGTATATGGCCAGCAGGACGGAGACCACGAAGAAGAATATGGCTGGAAGAAGACGAGGGTTCGGTTATTTTACGTTTGAAGACAAGCGGAAATACAAATTGTCAAAGTCTCCAAGGGGACACTTATGCAAATGAAGTTATATGGCAGAGAAACAAGTTCTGAATAAGTTCTGCAATGTGTCCTTGGCAACTTTGAAGGCCAGCTTCAGGGTACAATGGCAACACATTGGAAATTCCTAATATATTCAGCCATTTACTTACTAGTAAGGAACCCAAAAGCGATGCACACTTTCATCATCTTAATGCCATGGCGTCCATGAAAACCTTTACGCAGATTGGCGGTCTTGTTCTTGACGCGGAGGACAGCCATCGCAATGCTCAAGACGAGGATGCCGATGTccatgatgatgctgatggtCATCAGTACTTGAATGAACACGAACCATGCTGGAAGGAAAGAGTCAATCAATTgaaaatggagaagtttttattGTGATTGGAAGTTGCTTTGGCTCCTGAACTAGTTTACAGTAGAGGCTACTTCACAAAGTGGAAGGAGTAACTACTCTACTAATGCAATGAGCACTCTCTTGCAGTAAATACACTCAGGAGCTATCGTGACCAAGTTGGAGGGGCCAGGTCACGATGGCTCCCGACAGATTTTACAGTGTTTGGACTTgacctatttatttacaaacaaTGTTTTTGCGTATTCTACGGAATTGATATCTCTGAATATAACGCAGATAGAATATAGAGAATATAAGCTTCTGTTTTCTGAGGTTTGAAACCTAAAACTTACCAGGCAAAAGCCAAAATCGGATTTCCAAGAAATGTGTTGACAAAATCCACCAGCAACCTACATAGGACTGCATAGTGTAGTCCCAAGGTTGCACATAGCCGTTAAAACAAACCTCCCAGAGGCCGATCCGCCGGAACCCACTGTGTATCCTTGGCCAAGACACCAACCAGTTGGGTGTGCAGAAGGCTATgatgttgaaaatgaaacaacatATGGCCATTAAACCAGCCACTGCGAATGTAAAGTTGAGGTTTCTGTGAAGAAACTTCGCCATTTTGGTGGCTTGAGTCTATTTTTCCGTTTGCGGCGCTCGGGTGTTTGATCAA from Lineus longissimus chromosome 19, tnLinLong1.2, whole genome shotgun sequence harbors:
- the LOC135503068 gene encoding uncharacterized protein LOC135503068; translated protein: MAKFLHRNLNFTFAVAGLMAICCFIFNIIAFCTPNWLVSWPRIHSGFRRIGLWEVCFNGYVQPWDYTMQSYVGCWWILSTHFLEIRFWLLPAWFVFIQVLMTISIIMDIGILVLSIAMAVLRVKNKTANLRKGFHGRHGIKMMKVCIAFGFLTTIFFFVVSVLLAIYSEDPLWMPQPTINKFSWSYGLGILSGFAGTFCALAYLFEMRSMMRDEHDPDDMPMSPKMSEPQLKQSEDL